A segment of the Cricetulus griseus strain 17A/GY chromosome 6, alternate assembly CriGri-PICRH-1.0, whole genome shotgun sequence genome:
TCTGGATCTCTGCtgccttgtggattcctggggctttCTGGAACTTCTCTGTGCTTTCAGTGGggagttttctccttttttccccttcattctTCCAGATTGAAGACGGCCACTTTTTACAGTCGGAGGCTTAGTGAAGCTATTTTAACATAAATTTGTATATCATTATATGGCAATTGCTTAGGGATACCTGGCAGTGGAGCAAAAAATTGTTTAGTAGACAGCAGCTACAAATTTTCTCCCTGGACATTTGAATTTTCTAATTGCAGAGTCAAcaatttttgttgctgctttattttttgagacagggtttctctgtggctctggaggctgtcctggaactagctcttgtagaccaggctggcctcgaactcacagagatctgcctacctttgcctcccgagtgtggagattaaggcatacgccaccactacctggccaaaGCCAACAATTTACTCTGAGATCCAGCCTACCTGTTAGAACCTTTTATCAGAACCATCTTCCCTTTCTGCGTCCTAAAACCTGGTAAGCCCTCGACTAATTTTTTCTACCGTTGAATCTTTTCTTGCCATTCTcctgaaagatcagagatgaGATTGGTCCCTTACGGTACTGTCCGGTACTGTTGGTCACATTCGATTTCACATTCTATCTTAAGACCGAAGTTGTTAAGGTTGCCATTGCAGCCTGTGAAGATAAAGCTCTGGCACTGGCGGGAAGTTTTGTTGTAGAAGTATCTAAAATGTACTTCATAGCAGCTGCCAGGTTCCATGTCCATGTTACAAATGTCTGAAAGAGAAGTTTCCGCAGAATTAGAGAAAGATGTCTTTATTCAGAGGCCCTTAACAATTCCTGCTTGGGGTGGTGAGGTGGCTTAGGGGTGCTGACAACTGGAGATAtctctctggaacccacatggtgggaagagaggaccaactccttccagttgtcctctgatgtcacatgcatgctgtggttcATAAGTATGCATGCACAAATAATTGCATGCATGCAGGtatagacacatgcatgcactcacacacacgctAAAAGAAAAATTCCTTCCTTTAGCTTGGAAACATTTTTGCTCAAGGACTCTGAGAGGTTTCTGCCTTTTCTGTTATAAGTAGAGTCACATGGCAAAGCCATCTTTGTCCAACAAAAACAGCTTACATCTCCAGGTTGTGGCCCTGGGTGGTGATTTGGGGGAAGGACTGGCTTGTGAATGGCTTAGCTTGGGTAAAGTGACAAGGTTCCTTACACTGCACACCTTGCAGGGTATCCCGGCATTCTGCTTCTCCATGCTCTCATTGCCTATCCTTTCAACTGCCCCCGGAAGACACAAAATTCAAAACACGCCCCCTCCCACTTTCGACATACTCTTTTTACAACCTACATTTCAAAATTTGGGTGATCCTGTCTTCTGTTGCTCTGAAAGCTGGATGCAGAACCAGGGGTGTGATAGTCTTTCACCCTCAAACCTTGCTGTTCTTCACTTCTTCTCTTGGTTTCCAGGAAGCAgctgtctcatttctttttttattggctAAGTGGTGGGTATGAGTGATTGAAATAGTCACACTGGTGGCCATACTGATAGCCCAGTGCTTACTACCCATCTTCCTTCCTCAAGCTGCCAGCCTGTCATCTATCCTCTGGCATCACTACTTATCTAGGGCTACTTACATGCCTGATTTTATTTCATAGCCACAAGTACTCtctgattttcaaattttttgttttacagatgGGCAAAGTGGGGTGGCAGAGGAGATGATAATTGGCTCAGAGTCACGCCCAAAGGCACACATCTGCTTAATGACAGGACCAGAGTATGGAATCTGTACCAAGGTATAAACTGTTTCACTTAGACTTGGGGAGAAAGTCTCATTTATGGGTCCTAGCCACACTGTGAACTCTTCTGTATAGG
Coding sequences within it:
- the Spint4 gene encoding kunitz-type protease inhibitor 4, whose product is MKPAKLEFLLGFFIFCSLMAPVLSGVTRLTNKICNRYKDICNMDMEPGSCYEVHFRYFYNKTSRQCQSFIFTGCNGNLNNFGLKIECEIECDQQYRTVP